A single window of Rana temporaria chromosome 1, aRanTem1.1, whole genome shotgun sequence DNA harbors:
- the LOC120941673 gene encoding uncharacterized protein LOC120941673, translating to MISEASLRDAVGSIGQGTVNYSWCRPDGSVRSRIDFVLTSRAVKHREFFMIPCFFSDHRAIHFRGELGESFAHGPGSWKLNTTLLENEELMGELREAYASWTEEKRFFGMVSDWWEVVKVKLRSFFQAMGRQQVCARKKELRRLQRELQSLQDLHHCGWDVRQDLEDTKKSLKGYFEEESRHIVFRAKVENLEKGEKCNAFFFRKLHSGHTPLSELRDETGTLQKGKEAVMQVVEDYYSNLYSPKETDSEAADRFLSELFAQSIRRNPEIRGITAPGPERREVKCSLYMDDVTVFCADQRSIDTLVQTCEDFGQASGAKVNCGKSEVMLFGKWFLPSSAPIPFSLKADFIKILGVWFGAEGAALKSWEERLAKMRQKFGLWSNRKLTIEGKTLVLRSEILPVLQYLAQAWPPRDNTCKAITRAVFHFIWDSKMDRVKRTVMFKEPLKGGKGVPDIAILLRVFFACNCIRRTLVDRTVDSGGNSMSRFFLLPLWKSLGWDKWDSSIPYNWDAPWYYLDTFKFIKELGLHGVKPDLWKPKTINKLIRASDILESIPGLPSATCKVVWRNVSSKRLTNRHKDQIVQSP from the exons ATGATCTCGGAGGCATCCTTACGGGACGCCGTGGGATCCATAGGGCAAGGTACCGTGAATTATTCATGGTGCCGACCCGATGGATCTGTGCGTTCCAGGATTGACTTTGTGCTCACTTCAAGAGCAGTCAAGCATCGTGAGTTCTTCATGATCCCCTGCTTTTTCTCTGACCACAGGGCCATTCACTTTCGGGGTGAACTGGGCGAGAGCTTTGCTCACGGACCAGGTTCCTGGAAGCTGAATACcaccctgctggaaaatgaggAATTGATGGGGGAACTCCGGGAGGCCTATGCCTCTTGGACGGAGGAAAAGAGATTCTTCGGAATGGTAAGTGATTGGTGGGAGGTTGTGAAAGTTAAGCtgcgcagcttctttcaggcaatGGGACGCCAGCAAGTGTGTGCAAGGAAGAAGGAACTCAGGAGACTGCAACGTGAGTTGCAGTCCCTGCAGGACCTTCACCACTGCGGCTGGGACGTTAGGCAGGATCTGGAGGACACCAAGAAGAGCCTGAAAGGGTACTTTGAGGAAGAATCCAGGCACATTGTCTTCCGTGCCAAGGTGGAGAATCTTGAGAAAGGTGAGAAGTGTAACGCTTTCTTTTTCAGGAAACTCCATTCAGGACACACTCCCTTGTCTGAACTGCGTGACGAGACCGGAACTCTCCAGAAGGGGAAGGAGGCTGTAATGCAAGTAGTTGAAGACTACTACAGCAACCTCTACTCCCCGAAAGAAACGGACTCGGAGGCAGCCGACAGGTTCCTGTCAG AGCTATTCGCCCAAAGCATCAGACGGAACCCAGAGATCAGAGGGATTACCGCACCAGGACCGGAAAGACGGGAGGTCAAGTGCTCGCTCTACATGGATGACGTGACGGTGTTCTGTGCCGACCAGCGCTCCATCGACACACTCGTCCAGACGTGCGAGGACTTCGGCCAAGCTTCAGGGGCAAAGGTCAACTGCGGGAAGTCGGAAGTCATGCTCTTCGGAAAGTGGTTCCTGCCTTCTTCTGCACCCATACCGTTCAGCCTCAAAGCGGATTTCATCAAAATTCTTGGAGTCTGGTTTGGAGCGGAGGGCGCAGCCCTGAAGTCCTGGGAGGAAAGACTAGCTAAGATGAGACAGAAGTTTGGACTTTGGAGCAACAGAAAACTTACCATCGAAGGGAAAACACTGGTACTCCGCAGCGAGATTCTCCCTGTGTTGCAGTACTTAGCCCAGGCCTGGCCCCCCCGGGACAACACCTGCAAGGCCATCACCAGGGCGGTGTTTCACTTCATCTGGGACTCCAAAATGGACAGAGTAAAGCGGACTGTTATGTTCAAGGAACCTCTCAAGGGCGGTAAGGGCGTGCCCGACATCGCCATATTACTGAGGGTGTTCTTTGCCTGTAACTGCATCCGCAGGACTTTGGTTGACAGAACTGTGGACTCTGGCGGTAACTCCATGTCCCGTTTTttcctcctgcctctttggaaGTCTCTTGGATGGGACAAATGGGACAGTTCCATCCCCTACAACTGGGATGCTCCATGGTATTACTTGGATACTTTCAAGTTCATCAAGGAGCTGGGACTGCATGGAGTTAAGCCCGACTTGTGGAAGCCAAAAACTATCAACAAGTTGATCAGAGCATCGGACATCTTGGAGTCGATTCCAGGCCTCCCTTCAGCCACTTGCAAAGTGGTCTGGAGGAATGTTTCTTCAAAGAGACTCACCAACAGGCACAAAGATCAG